CCGCGCACCTCGTGCCAGTCGAGCGGATTGAGCCCCACGGCCTCGACGCGCACGAGCACGCGGCCCTCGAGCAGCTCGGGCTCGGGCACGTCGACGATGCGCAGGTCGGCGGGCGGCCCGTACCGGTCGAAGGCGATGGCGCGCATGACGCGTCAGTGCACGGCGTCGGTCGTCGGGTCGGGCGCGCCGAGGGTCTGCTGGATGCGCTCGAGGGCCTTCGCCGCGTAGCCCTGCCACATCGACGCGATGAGCGGCGTCACGAGCGTGCCGATCGGGTTGCGCGGCTGCAGCCGCCACCGCCACGTCACGAGCGTGCCGCCGGTCGCGGGCGCGAACGTCCACTCACCGAGCACGCCGCGGAACAGCAGTGCGAACGGCCCCGTGAGGTCGCTCATCGTGTACGCGGCGCGACGCGGCGCATCCACCTCGCGCAGCGTCTCGACCATGGACGTCTCGTCGGCGAGCGCGATGCGGCGCGACCGCCCCACCGTCGTGCCCCAGCGACCCGAGCCGACGAGGTCGAGCGCGCCGACGATCGCGGGCAGCATGCGGTGGCCGCGGTCGAAGAAGCCCGTGAGCCCGTCGCCGAGCACCCGGTCGAACGCGACGTCGATCGGTGCGGCGACCACGATGGAGCGCTCCATCAGCGGTGGATCCGTCGGCGCCAGTCGTCGGGCACGCGGCCGGCGGGACCGGGTGCGGGCTGCGACTCGGGGCGTGCGGTGGGCGGGGCGAGCTCGAGGCCGTCGACCGACTCCTCCGCGTCGAAGCTCCAACCCCAGTCCTCGCCGGGCTCGAACGACTGCATGACGCGGTGGCCCGTGACGTTCCAGTGGGCCGTCGCGTGCTGGCCGGGCGACGAGTCGCAGCAGCCGACGTGCCCGCAGGCGGCGCAGCGGCGCAGGTGCACCCACCAGCCGCCCGCCTCGTCGCACTCGGCGCAGTCCGTGCCGCTCGGCGGCACCGTCGCATCCACGTCTCCCGGGAGCAGGTCCATGCTCGTGAGCGTACGCGTGAGACGCCTGACGCGACAGCACGACGCGTGCGCGGGCCCAGGCAGCACGACGCCCCGGATGCTCGGGGCATCCGGGGCGTCGGCGTCTTCGGGCGGCTAGCGCTCGTCGACGGGGGTCGTCGCGTCGACGACCTCCTCGTCCGAGGCCGGTGCTGCGTCGGTCTCGGACGGGGCTGCGGGCGCCTCGGTCGCGGGCGCCTCGGATGCGGGCGCCTGCGTCGAGGGCGACTCGAGCGCCGGCGACTCGACGGGTGCGTCGTCGAGCGACTCGAGGCGGTCGATCGCCTCGTCGAGGGCCGGTGCGAGGCCGTCGAGGATCGCACGGGGCGCGGGCATCGGCTGGAACACGAGGTCGAGCGGCACGACCTGCGTCACGGTCTCGCAGCCGACGCCGGGCTCGTACGAGGCCACGATCTGCAGGCCGTCGTAGATGTCGGCCTCCGACTCGAGGTCGGCCTCGATCCTGGCGTCGGGGTAGAGGGCTTGCAGCTCCTCACCGGCCGCGGTGACCGCAGCGAACAGGTTCTCGAACGAGAACTCCTCGGAGACGAGCAGGTACTCGCCGCGCTCGAAGTCGTACGAGAGCTCGGCGGGGATGGGCGCCGACGCGGTGCGGCGGTCGAGCTCCTCGTCGGTCTCGGGGTCGTAGGCGACGAGGTCGAT
The sequence above is a segment of the Agrococcus jejuensis genome. Coding sequences within it:
- a CDS encoding SRPBCC family protein → MERSIVVAAPIDVAFDRVLGDGLTGFFDRGHRMLPAIVGALDLVGSGRWGTTVGRSRRIALADETSMVETLREVDAPRRAAYTMSDLTGPFALLFRGVLGEWTFAPATGGTLVTWRWRLQPRNPIGTLVTPLIASMWQGYAAKALERIQQTLGAPDPTTDAVH
- a CDS encoding UBP-type zinc finger domain-containing protein, whose product is MDLLPGDVDATVPPSGTDCAECDEAGGWWVHLRRCAACGHVGCCDSSPGQHATAHWNVTGHRVMQSFEPGEDWGWSFDAEESVDGLELAPPTARPESQPAPGPAGRVPDDWRRRIHR